One Arthrobacter sp. StoSoilB19 DNA window includes the following coding sequences:
- a CDS encoding HAD hydrolase-like protein — MTSTTVPVIFDLDGTLVDPAGGITEGIAAALRGLGLPVPGQDLLNAMIGPKLSDSLLNVAKVPADRLEEVVRRYREHYVATGIAQSRLYPGIRGILESFAAAGRPVAVATQKPQRLAHTVLAHHGIDGLFHGIHGSGDDEAAVDGVPLGKTQIIAAALRDLDTQHAIMVGDRAQDVSGAIANGLDCIGVAWGFAPDGELEEAGSVAVVSTDEELVAVIERLQAVHVAAMSGVSNDGNV, encoded by the coding sequence GTGACTTCAACAACAGTGCCCGTGATCTTTGACCTGGACGGCACTCTTGTCGACCCGGCAGGTGGCATAACCGAGGGGATTGCCGCGGCCCTCCGCGGACTGGGGCTCCCGGTTCCCGGCCAGGACCTGCTCAACGCGATGATCGGCCCCAAGCTGAGCGATTCCCTGCTCAACGTGGCAAAGGTACCGGCGGACCGCCTGGAAGAGGTGGTCCGCCGGTACCGCGAACACTACGTGGCCACCGGAATCGCCCAAAGCCGGCTGTACCCGGGCATCCGCGGGATCCTTGAATCCTTCGCCGCAGCGGGCCGGCCTGTGGCAGTAGCCACCCAAAAGCCACAGCGTCTGGCGCATACGGTGCTGGCGCATCATGGCATCGACGGCCTCTTCCACGGAATCCACGGCTCCGGCGATGACGAAGCGGCAGTGGACGGTGTTCCCCTGGGCAAGACCCAGATCATCGCCGCCGCCCTGCGGGATCTGGACACGCAGCACGCCATTATGGTGGGGGACCGCGCCCAGGACGTGTCCGGGGCCATCGCCAACGGACTGGACTGCATCGGCGTCGCATGGGGGTTCGCTCCGGACGGGGAACTGGAGGAAGCCGGCTCCGTGGCTGTCGTCAGCACCGATGAGGAGCTGGTCGCGGTCATCGAGCGTCTGCAGGCCGTCCACGTCGCGGCAATGAGCGGGGTGAGCAACGATGGAAATGTTTGA
- a CDS encoding lysophospholipid acyltransferase family protein: MEMFDAVRWTTRNLISGTCRPTVVGLDNVPSDGPFIVAPNHLSFFDSVIVQALMPRPVAFFAKAEYFTTGGVKGKVMKAFFESVGSIPVERGEQAASVQALKTLLDILESGRGIGIYPEGTRSRDGILYRGRTGVGWLALTTGAPVIPVGLIGTEKLQRAGEKGVRPQHFTMKVGEPLYFDKTGPDHSLPARREVTDRIMDAIAELSGQERSASYNQSKTPE, encoded by the coding sequence ATGGAAATGTTTGATGCCGTCCGCTGGACCACCCGCAACCTGATCTCCGGCACCTGCCGGCCCACCGTCGTCGGGCTGGACAATGTCCCCTCCGACGGCCCGTTTATCGTGGCTCCCAACCACCTGTCCTTCTTCGACAGCGTGATCGTCCAGGCATTGATGCCGCGGCCGGTCGCCTTCTTCGCCAAAGCCGAATACTTCACCACCGGCGGCGTCAAGGGCAAGGTCATGAAGGCGTTCTTCGAATCCGTGGGCTCCATTCCGGTGGAGCGCGGCGAACAGGCCGCAAGTGTCCAGGCGCTCAAGACACTGCTGGATATCCTGGAGTCAGGCCGCGGCATCGGCATCTACCCTGAGGGAACCCGTTCCCGGGACGGCATCCTCTACCGGGGACGCACCGGGGTCGGCTGGCTGGCGCTCACTACCGGGGCGCCGGTGATTCCCGTGGGCCTGATCGGCACCGAGAAGCTGCAGCGCGCCGGCGAGAAGGGGGTCAGGCCGCAGCACTTCACCATGAAGGTGGGGGAGCCGCTGTACTTCGACAAGACCGGCCCGGACCACTCCCTGCCTGCCCGCCGCGAGGTCACGGACCGCATCATGGACGCCATCGCCGAACTCAGCGGCCAGGAACGTTCGGCCAGTTACAACCAGAGCAAGACCCCGGAATAG
- the uvrC gene encoding excinuclease ABC subunit UvrC: MANPASYRPKTGEIPTNPGVYRFRDPHGRVIYVGKAKSLRSRLNSYFANPAGLLPKTYAMVHAASSVEWTVVGSELESLQLEYTWIKEFKPRFNVVFRDDKTYPYLAVTMNEKYPRVQVMRGDKRKGTRYFGPYTAGAIRETMDTLLRVFQVRSCSAGVFKRAEASGRPCLLGYIDKCSAPCVGRISPEDHKALAEDFCAFMGGEAKRFINKLEKQMADAVARLDYEHAARLRDDITALRKVFERNAVVLSEDTDADVFALHEDELEAAVQVFHVRGGRIRGQRGWVVEKVEDFTTPDLVEHLLQQVYGEDGDTHGRLPREVLVPVAPSNAEDLAKWLGGIRGAKVDIRVPQRGDKAALMSTVRENAEHALKLHKTRRAGDLTVRSQALQELQEALDLPVPLLRIECFDVSHVQGTNVVASMVVVEDGLPKKSDYRKFSITGPAAADDTAAMHDVLTRRFRHYLQDKSAQVDESVLASEGLEPDADSAVLDTTTPAPKARFAYPPNLVVVDGGQPQVNAAARALKDLGIDDVYVVGLAKRLEEVWLPDSDFPVILPRTSQGLYLLQRIRDEAHRFAITFHRQKRGKAMTVSALDAVPGLGASKRRALLAHFGSVKGVKAATVEELSQAKGIGPALASAIVNHFAADGPEAVAVPAINMTTGEIIET, from the coding sequence GTGGCAAATCCAGCAAGTTACCGGCCCAAAACCGGTGAAATCCCCACCAACCCGGGCGTATACCGGTTCCGTGATCCGCACGGCCGGGTCATCTATGTGGGCAAGGCGAAAAGCCTGCGGTCCAGGCTGAACTCGTATTTCGCCAACCCGGCCGGACTGCTGCCCAAGACCTATGCCATGGTGCACGCGGCCAGCAGCGTCGAGTGGACGGTCGTTGGCAGCGAACTCGAGTCGCTGCAGCTGGAATACACCTGGATCAAGGAATTCAAGCCACGGTTCAATGTGGTGTTCCGGGACGACAAGACCTATCCCTACCTCGCCGTGACCATGAACGAAAAGTACCCCCGGGTACAGGTCATGCGGGGGGACAAGCGGAAGGGGACCCGCTACTTCGGCCCGTACACCGCCGGGGCCATCCGCGAGACCATGGACACCCTGCTCCGCGTCTTCCAGGTCCGGAGCTGCAGCGCCGGCGTCTTCAAGCGGGCGGAGGCCAGCGGGCGGCCGTGCCTGCTGGGATACATCGACAAGTGCTCCGCGCCCTGCGTGGGCCGGATCTCGCCGGAGGACCACAAGGCACTTGCCGAGGATTTCTGCGCCTTCATGGGAGGCGAGGCCAAGCGGTTCATCAACAAGCTGGAAAAGCAGATGGCCGACGCCGTGGCGAGGCTGGACTATGAGCACGCCGCCCGGCTCCGCGACGACATCACGGCCCTGCGCAAGGTCTTCGAACGGAACGCCGTGGTGCTGTCCGAGGACACGGATGCAGACGTCTTCGCCCTGCATGAGGATGAGCTGGAAGCCGCCGTCCAGGTGTTCCACGTCCGCGGCGGCAGGATCCGCGGCCAGCGCGGCTGGGTGGTGGAAAAGGTGGAGGATTTCACCACTCCGGACCTGGTGGAGCACCTGCTCCAGCAGGTCTACGGCGAGGACGGCGACACCCATGGCCGGCTGCCGCGCGAAGTCCTGGTGCCCGTGGCGCCCAGCAACGCGGAGGACCTTGCCAAATGGCTGGGCGGCATCCGTGGCGCCAAGGTGGACATCCGGGTGCCGCAGCGCGGAGACAAGGCGGCGCTGATGTCCACCGTCCGCGAGAATGCCGAGCACGCGCTGAAGCTGCACAAGACGCGGCGCGCCGGGGACCTCACCGTCAGGTCCCAGGCCCTCCAGGAACTCCAGGAGGCACTGGACCTGCCCGTGCCCCTGCTCCGGATCGAATGCTTCGACGTCTCCCATGTCCAGGGCACCAACGTGGTGGCATCCATGGTGGTGGTGGAGGACGGGCTGCCCAAGAAGTCGGACTACCGCAAGTTCTCCATTACCGGCCCCGCGGCCGCCGATGACACGGCGGCCATGCATGATGTCCTGACCCGGCGGTTCCGGCACTACCTGCAGGACAAGTCCGCGCAGGTGGACGAATCCGTCCTGGCATCCGAGGGCCTGGAACCGGACGCGGACAGCGCCGTGCTGGACACCACCACTCCTGCACCCAAGGCCAGGTTCGCCTACCCGCCCAACCTGGTGGTGGTGGACGGCGGGCAGCCACAGGTGAACGCAGCGGCCCGCGCCCTGAAGGACCTGGGCATCGACGACGTCTACGTGGTGGGCCTGGCCAAGCGGCTGGAGGAAGTGTGGCTTCCGGACAGCGACTTTCCCGTCATCCTGCCCCGGACCTCCCAGGGGCTGTACCTGCTCCAGCGGATCCGTGACGAGGCGCACCGCTTCGCCATCACCTTCCACCGGCAAAAGCGCGGCAAGGCCATGACCGTGTCCGCGCTGGACGCTGTTCCGGGCCTGGGCGCCTCCAAGCGCAGGGCCCTGCTGGCCCACTTTGGATCGGTCAAGGGCGTGAAGGCCGCAACCGTGGAAGAGCTTTCGCAGGCAAAGGGGATTGGTCCGGCACTCGCCAGCGCCATCGTGAACCACTTCGCCGCTGACGGGCCCGAGGCCGTTGCCGTGCCCGCGATCAACATGACCACCGGCGAAATCATCGAGACTTAG
- the rapZ gene encoding RNase adapter RapZ: MADTTAGSGADQDGLEPVKPLEAELLVVTGMSGAGRSTAADALEDHGWYVVENLPPQMLGTLAELVSHAPQSIPRLAVVIDVRSKGLFADIRAALGALAASGVTFRVLFLDASDNVLVRRFEQGRRPHPLQGGGRILDGIAAERELLQELRDSSDVVLDTSNYNVHGLATAITELFSETGPVALRLNVMSFGFKYGLPVDANYVADVRFIPNPHWVPQLRPLTGLDKDVSDYVLEAEGVKNFVDRYVLALEPVLEGYRRENKHYATIAVGCTGGKHRSVAVAVELSKKLAQYPRVTVTTAHRDLGRE; the protein is encoded by the coding sequence ATGGCAGACACGACGGCGGGATCCGGAGCGGATCAGGACGGGCTGGAGCCCGTCAAACCGCTCGAAGCGGAACTGCTGGTGGTCACCGGAATGTCCGGCGCCGGGCGGAGCACCGCCGCGGACGCCCTGGAGGACCATGGCTGGTATGTCGTGGAGAACCTCCCGCCCCAGATGCTGGGCACGCTGGCGGAGCTTGTTTCGCACGCCCCGCAGTCCATCCCCCGGCTGGCAGTGGTGATCGACGTCCGCAGCAAGGGCCTTTTCGCGGACATCCGCGCAGCCCTGGGCGCACTCGCCGCGAGCGGTGTCACCTTCCGCGTCCTGTTCCTCGACGCCAGCGACAACGTCCTGGTCCGGCGGTTCGAACAGGGGCGGCGGCCCCATCCGCTGCAGGGCGGCGGACGGATCCTGGACGGCATCGCTGCCGAACGTGAGCTGCTGCAGGAACTGCGCGACAGCTCCGACGTCGTCCTCGACACCTCCAACTACAACGTCCACGGGCTGGCCACCGCCATCACCGAACTGTTCAGCGAAACCGGTCCGGTGGCGCTTCGGCTGAATGTCATGAGCTTTGGCTTCAAGTACGGCCTGCCGGTGGACGCCAACTATGTGGCCGATGTCAGGTTCATCCCCAACCCGCACTGGGTACCGCAGCTGCGCCCGCTGACGGGCCTGGACAAGGACGTCAGCGACTACGTGCTCGAGGCCGAAGGCGTCAAGAACTTCGTGGACCGGTATGTCCTGGCACTCGAACCCGTCCTGGAGGGCTACCGCAGGGAGAACAAGCACTACGCCACCATCGCCGTCGGCTGTACGGGCGGCAAGCACCGCTCCGTTGCGGTCGCCGTGGAACTTTCCAAGAAACTTGCGCAGTACCCCCGGGTCACGGTGACCACCGCGCACCGGGATCTGGGCCGCGAATAA
- the yvcK gene encoding uridine diphosphate-N-acetylglucosamine-binding protein YvcK: MALFTGALPLVPPAAGKGSGQQDKGPNVVALGGGHGLAASLSALRLLTSELTAVVTVADDGGSSGRLREEYGVLPPGDLRMALSALCDDTDWGRTWRDVMQHRFRAAKGPGGSLDEHAMGNLLIVTLWELLGDTVAGLKWAGALLGARGQVLPMSTVPLTIEGDVRVTAPDGSTALQTIHGQARCAVAGSLEEVRLLPKAAPACTDALTAIELADWVVLGPGSWYTSVLPHLLLPEMRQALCSTPAKRCLTMNLATDTKETTGMTAADHLHVLRRYAPEFSVDVVLADPTSIPDRREFEKAAGMIGAEVVLGKVGASGRRPVHEPLRLATAYQDIFGNS, from the coding sequence ATGGCACTTTTCACCGGAGCACTGCCCCTGGTGCCGCCTGCCGCCGGCAAGGGCTCGGGCCAGCAGGACAAGGGCCCCAACGTGGTGGCCCTGGGCGGCGGCCACGGCCTTGCGGCCTCGCTGTCCGCGCTCCGCCTGCTCACCTCCGAACTCACCGCGGTGGTCACAGTGGCGGACGACGGCGGGTCGTCGGGGCGTCTGCGCGAGGAGTACGGTGTCCTTCCGCCGGGAGACCTCCGCATGGCGCTGTCTGCGCTCTGCGACGACACCGACTGGGGCCGTACCTGGCGCGATGTCATGCAGCACCGGTTCCGCGCCGCAAAGGGACCTGGCGGATCGCTGGACGAGCACGCCATGGGGAACCTGCTGATCGTCACGCTCTGGGAACTGCTGGGGGACACCGTCGCAGGGCTCAAATGGGCGGGTGCCCTGCTGGGCGCCCGCGGCCAGGTCCTGCCCATGTCCACCGTGCCACTCACCATTGAAGGTGATGTGCGCGTGACCGCACCTGACGGCTCAACCGCGCTGCAAACCATCCACGGCCAGGCCCGCTGTGCCGTGGCAGGCTCACTCGAGGAGGTCCGCCTCCTGCCGAAAGCGGCGCCGGCCTGCACGGACGCCCTGACGGCCATCGAACTGGCGGACTGGGTGGTCCTGGGTCCGGGCTCCTGGTACACGTCCGTCCTGCCGCACCTGCTCCTGCCGGAGATGCGCCAGGCCCTCTGCAGCACCCCCGCCAAACGCTGCCTGACCATGAACCTTGCCACGGACACCAAGGAAACCACGGGCATGACGGCGGCGGACCATCTCCACGTCCTGCGGCGCTACGCGCCGGAGTTCAGCGTGGACGTGGTCCTGGCCGATCCCACCTCCATACCGGACCGCCGGGAGTTCGAGAAGGCCGCCGGCATGATCGGCGCAGAGGTGGTCTTGGGTAAAGTAGGGGCGTCGGGACGCCGCCCTGTCCACGAGCCGCTGCGGCTGGCGACGGCGTACCAGGACATTTTTGGGAACAGTTAG
- the whiA gene encoding DNA-binding protein WhiA has translation MALTASVKEELSRLDIKKSSVRKAEVSAMLRFAGGLHIISGRIVIEAEVDLASTARRLRAAIAEVYGHQSEIIVVSAGGLRRASRYVVRVVRDGEALARQTGLLDGRGRPVRGLPSAVVNGSAADAEAVWRGAFLAHGSLTEPGRSSSLEVTCPGPESALALVGAARRLDIQAKAREVRGVDRVVIRDGDTIAALLTRMGAHDALMVWEERRMRKEVRATANRLANFDDANLRRSAQAAVAAGARVDRALEILGDDVPDHLKYAGELRVAHKQASLDELGRLADPVMTKDAIAGRIRRLLAMADKRALDLGIPGTDANVTPEMLDE, from the coding sequence ATGGCACTGACAGCATCAGTCAAGGAAGAACTGTCCCGTCTGGACATCAAGAAGTCATCAGTGCGCAAGGCTGAGGTTTCCGCCATGCTCCGGTTTGCCGGGGGACTGCACATCATCTCCGGCCGGATCGTCATCGAGGCGGAAGTGGACCTGGCCTCTACGGCGCGCAGGCTCCGTGCCGCCATCGCAGAGGTCTACGGACACCAAAGCGAAATCATCGTCGTTTCCGCCGGCGGACTCCGGCGCGCCAGCCGCTACGTCGTCCGCGTAGTCCGTGACGGCGAGGCGCTGGCACGCCAGACCGGCCTCCTGGACGGACGCGGACGCCCCGTGCGCGGCCTGCCGTCCGCCGTCGTGAACGGTTCCGCGGCGGACGCCGAGGCCGTCTGGCGCGGGGCCTTCCTGGCCCACGGCTCCCTCACGGAACCCGGCCGGTCATCATCGCTGGAGGTCACCTGCCCGGGGCCAGAATCCGCCCTGGCCCTGGTGGGCGCGGCCCGCCGCCTGGACATCCAGGCCAAGGCCAGGGAAGTCAGGGGAGTGGACCGGGTGGTGATTCGCGACGGTGACACCATCGCCGCACTCCTGACCCGCATGGGAGCCCACGACGCCCTGATGGTCTGGGAGGAGCGCCGCATGCGCAAGGAGGTCAGGGCAACCGCCAACCGCCTCGCCAACTTCGACGACGCCAACCTGCGCCGTTCCGCACAGGCAGCGGTGGCGGCAGGGGCAAGGGTGGACCGGGCACTGGAAATCCTCGGCGACGACGTTCCGGACCACCTGAAGTACGCAGGCGAACTGCGGGTGGCGCACAAGCAGGCCAGCCTGGACGAGCTGGGCCGCCTGGCCGACCCCGTCATGACCAAGGATGCTATTGCCGGCAGGATCCGCCGGCTGCTGGCCATGGCGGACAAGCGCGCCCTTGACCTGGGCATTCCCGGAACGGACGCCAATGTGACGCCCGAAATGCTGGACGAGTAA
- a CDS encoding superoxide dismutase, translated as MTEYVLPELSYDYAALEPHISARIMELHHSKHHAAYVAGANNALAQLAEAREKGDFANINRLSKDLAFHTGGHINHSVFWKNLSPDGGDKPEGELAAAIDDAFGSFDAFRAQFSAAALGLQGSGWGFLAYEPIGGNLVIEQLYDQQGNTALGTTPLLMLDMWEHAFYLDYVNVKADYVKAFWNIVNWADVAKRFEAARTNATGLITLP; from the coding sequence GTGACCGAGTACGTATTGCCGGAACTCAGCTACGACTACGCCGCCCTCGAACCGCACATTTCCGCGCGGATCATGGAACTGCACCACAGCAAGCACCACGCCGCCTACGTGGCAGGCGCCAACAACGCCCTCGCCCAGTTGGCCGAGGCGCGCGAAAAGGGCGACTTCGCCAACATCAACCGGCTTTCCAAGGACCTCGCGTTCCACACCGGCGGCCACATCAACCACTCCGTGTTCTGGAAGAACCTCTCCCCGGACGGCGGCGACAAGCCCGAGGGCGAGCTGGCTGCCGCGATCGATGACGCCTTCGGCTCCTTCGATGCCTTCCGTGCACAGTTCTCCGCCGCTGCCCTGGGCCTCCAGGGATCGGGCTGGGGCTTCCTCGCCTACGAGCCCATCGGCGGAAACCTCGTCATCGAGCAGCTGTACGACCAGCAGGGCAACACGGCACTGGGAACCACCCCGCTGCTGATGCTGGACATGTGGGAGCACGCCTTCTACCTGGACTACGTCAACGTGAAGGCCGACTACGTCAAGGCCTTCTGGAACATCGTCAACTGGGCGGACGTTGCCAAGCGTTTCGAGGCAGCACGCACCAACGCCACGGGACTCATCACCCTCCCGTAG
- the gap gene encoding type I glyceraldehyde-3-phosphate dehydrogenase, which translates to MTTRIGINGFGRIGRNYFRAALAQGADLEIVAVNDLTSPEALAHLFKYDSVGGRLKETIEVKDGNIVVNGNVVKVLAERDPANLPWGELGVDIVIESTGFFTKAADARKHIDAGAKKVLISAPASDEDITIVMGVNHNLYDNATHHIISNASCTTNCLGPLAKVVNDEFGIERGLMTTVHAYTADQNLQDGPHKDLRRARAAAINMVPTSTGAAKAIGLVLPELKGKLDGYAIRVPVPTGSATDLTVTVSRETTVEEVNAALKRAAESEELQGFLTYTDEPIVSSDIVGDPASSIFDSGLTKVIGNQVKVVSWYDNEWGYSNRLVDLTELVASKLG; encoded by the coding sequence GTGACGACCCGTATTGGTATCAACGGCTTTGGCCGTATTGGCCGCAACTACTTCCGCGCAGCCCTGGCACAGGGCGCCGACCTGGAGATCGTTGCAGTCAACGACCTCACCAGCCCCGAAGCCCTGGCCCACCTGTTCAAGTACGACTCCGTGGGCGGCCGCCTGAAGGAAACCATTGAGGTCAAGGACGGCAACATCGTCGTCAACGGCAACGTCGTCAAGGTACTGGCTGAGCGCGACCCCGCCAACCTCCCCTGGGGCGAACTGGGAGTGGACATCGTCATCGAGTCCACCGGCTTCTTCACCAAGGCCGCCGATGCCCGGAAGCACATCGATGCCGGCGCCAAGAAGGTCCTGATCTCCGCTCCCGCCTCGGACGAGGACATCACCATCGTGATGGGCGTGAACCACAACCTGTACGACAACGCCACGCACCACATCATCTCCAACGCCTCCTGCACCACCAACTGCCTCGGCCCGCTGGCCAAGGTGGTCAACGACGAATTCGGCATCGAACGCGGCCTGATGACCACCGTCCACGCCTACACCGCAGACCAGAACCTGCAGGACGGCCCGCACAAGGACCTGCGCCGCGCCCGCGCTGCCGCCATCAACATGGTCCCCACTTCCACCGGCGCCGCCAAGGCCATCGGCCTGGTCCTGCCTGAGCTGAAGGGCAAGCTGGACGGCTACGCCATCCGCGTTCCCGTGCCCACCGGCTCGGCCACCGACCTCACCGTCACCGTCTCCCGCGAGACCACCGTGGAGGAAGTCAACGCAGCCCTCAAGCGCGCCGCCGAATCCGAGGAACTGCAGGGCTTCCTGACCTACACGGACGAGCCCATCGTGTCCTCCGACATCGTCGGCGACCCCGCATCCTCCATCTTCGACTCCGGCCTGACCAAGGTCATCGGCAACCAGGTCAAGGTTGTTTCCTGGTATGACAACGAATGGGGCTACTCCAACCGCCTCGTAGACCTTACGGAGCTCGTCGCATCCAAGCTGGGCTAG
- a CDS encoding phosphoglycerate kinase translates to MTSHTLNELIAEGVRGRYILVRSDLNVPLDGSTVTDDGRIKASLPVLQKLTDAGARVLVTAHLGRPKGAPEDKYSLRPAVDRLAELAGFKVTLAADTVGDAAKAAAASLQDGEALVLENVRFDARETSKDDAERGAFADELVALTGGNGAYVDDAFGAVHRKHASVYDVATRLPSYQGDLVHAEVEVLRKLTTDTQRPYVVVLGGSKVSDKLAVIDNLIGKADTILVGGGMLFTFLAAAGHKVGSSLLEEDQITVVQDYLKRAADAGTEFVVPTDVVVAEKFAADARHETVAADAIEGSSFGAQGIGLDIGPDTAAAFSERIKGARTVFWNGPMGVFEFEAFSAGTRAIAQALTETGGFTVVGGGDSAAAVRTLGFSDDQFGHISTGGGASLEYLEGKELPGLSVLDR, encoded by the coding sequence ATGACATCTCACACCCTCAACGAACTGATCGCTGAAGGTGTCCGCGGGCGGTACATTCTGGTTCGAAGTGACCTGAATGTGCCGCTCGACGGCTCTACAGTCACTGATGATGGCCGTATCAAGGCCTCCCTGCCAGTGCTGCAAAAGCTCACGGACGCCGGTGCCCGCGTGCTGGTAACAGCCCACCTCGGACGCCCCAAGGGCGCCCCGGAAGACAAGTACTCCCTCCGCCCCGCAGTGGACCGCCTCGCCGAACTGGCAGGCTTCAAGGTCACCCTTGCAGCCGACACCGTCGGCGATGCCGCCAAGGCAGCCGCCGCGTCGCTGCAGGACGGTGAAGCGCTGGTCCTTGAGAACGTCCGCTTCGACGCCCGCGAAACCAGCAAGGACGACGCTGAACGCGGAGCCTTCGCGGATGAGCTCGTGGCGCTCACCGGCGGCAACGGCGCCTACGTGGATGACGCCTTCGGCGCCGTCCACCGCAAGCATGCCAGTGTCTATGACGTCGCCACCCGGCTTCCGTCATACCAGGGCGACCTGGTGCACGCCGAAGTGGAAGTCCTCCGAAAGCTGACCACCGACACCCAGCGCCCCTATGTGGTGGTGCTCGGCGGCTCCAAGGTCTCGGACAAGCTCGCGGTCATCGACAACCTGATCGGCAAGGCTGACACCATCCTGGTGGGCGGCGGCATGCTCTTCACGTTCCTGGCGGCAGCAGGCCACAAGGTTGGCTCCAGCCTCCTTGAGGAGGACCAGATCACCGTCGTCCAGGACTACCTGAAGCGCGCGGCCGATGCCGGCACGGAATTCGTTGTCCCCACGGACGTTGTGGTGGCAGAGAAGTTCGCCGCCGACGCCAGGCACGAGACCGTGGCAGCCGACGCCATTGAAGGCAGCAGCTTCGGCGCCCAGGGCATCGGCCTGGACATTGGGCCGGATACAGCGGCTGCCTTCTCCGAACGGATCAAGGGCGCGCGGACAGTCTTTTGGAACGGCCCCATGGGTGTCTTCGAATTCGAGGCATTCTCGGCCGGCACCCGTGCAATCGCCCAGGCCCTCACCGAAACCGGCGGGTTCACCGTGGTGGGCGGAGGGGACTCCGCTGCCGCTGTGCGCACGCTGGGTTTCAGTGATGACCAGTTCGGACACATTTCCACTGGCGGCGGCGCCAGCCTGGAATACCTTGAAGGCAAGGAACTCCCCGGCCTCAGCGTCCTGGACCGGTAG
- the tpiA gene encoding triose-phosphate isomerase, with the protein MTTSTNGAFDRKPFIAGNWKMNMDHVQGITLLQKLAWTLSDAKHDYSRVEVAVFPPFTDLRGVQTLVQGDDLQVAYGGQDLSQFDSGAYTGDISGQFLNKLGCKYVLVGHSERRTIHNESDDVLNAKVKAAFRHGVTPVLCVGEGLEIRQAGTHVDHTLQQLRAGVSGLTAEQAAELVVAYEPVWAIGTGEVAGPEDAQEMCAAIRAELESLFGAGTAGKTRLLYGGSVKANNAAAILQERDVDGLLVGGASLDPAEFANIVRFESHLVAD; encoded by the coding sequence GTGACTACGTCAACGAACGGCGCTTTCGACCGCAAGCCCTTCATCGCGGGCAACTGGAAAATGAACATGGACCACGTCCAGGGCATCACGCTCCTGCAGAAGCTGGCCTGGACCCTCTCCGACGCCAAGCACGACTACAGCCGCGTCGAGGTGGCCGTCTTCCCGCCGTTCACGGACCTCCGCGGTGTCCAGACCCTGGTCCAGGGCGACGACCTGCAGGTCGCCTACGGCGGCCAGGACCTGTCCCAGTTCGATTCAGGAGCCTACACCGGCGACATTTCCGGGCAGTTCCTGAACAAGCTCGGCTGCAAGTACGTCCTGGTGGGCCATAGCGAACGCCGCACCATCCACAACGAATCCGATGACGTCCTCAACGCCAAGGTCAAGGCCGCCTTCAGGCACGGGGTCACCCCGGTCCTCTGCGTCGGCGAAGGCCTTGAGATCCGCCAGGCCGGAACCCACGTCGACCACACGCTGCAGCAGCTCCGTGCCGGAGTGTCCGGCCTGACGGCCGAACAGGCCGCCGAACTGGTGGTGGCCTACGAGCCCGTCTGGGCCATCGGCACCGGTGAAGTGGCAGGACCGGAGGACGCACAGGAAATGTGCGCCGCCATCCGCGCCGAGCTGGAATCGCTGTTCGGTGCCGGGACAGCCGGCAAGACCCGCCTTCTCTACGGCGGTTCGGTAAAGGCCAACAACGCGGCAGCGATCCTGCAGGAACGCGACGTGGACGGCCTGCTGGTGGGAGGCGCAAGCCTCGACCCCGCCGAGTTTGCTAATATTGTCAGGTTCGAGAGCCACCTGGTCGCGGACTAG
- the secG gene encoding preprotein translocase subunit SecG: protein MDVLHVILQILLGITSLLLTLLILLHKGRGGGLSDMFGGGMSSGLSSSGVAERNLNRFTIILGVTWGVVIIALGLIMRFSGTGDS, encoded by the coding sequence GTGGACGTTCTTCATGTCATTCTGCAGATCCTCCTGGGCATCACCAGCCTCCTGCTGACGCTGCTGATCCTCCTGCACAAGGGACGCGGCGGCGGGTTGTCCGACATGTTCGGCGGCGGCATGAGCTCGGGCCTCAGCTCTTCAGGCGTGGCAGAACGGAACCTCAACCGCTTCACCATCATCCTGGGCGTGACGTGGGGCGTGGTGATCATCGCCCTTGGCCTGATCATGCGGTTCAGCGGGACCGGGGATTCCTGA